Below is a genomic region from Catenuloplanes atrovinosus.
GAGACGCCCGCGGTCCCGGAGACCGGCACCGTCGAGCAGCTCGCCCCGGAACAGCGCGCGCTGCTGGAGCGCCTCGCCAACGGCGAGACCATCGCGGCGGCGGCCGCGGCCGAGTTCATGTCGCTGCGCACCGCGAACCGGCGGATCGCCGAGGCCCGCAAACTCCTCGGCGTCCGCAGCACCCGGGAGGCCGTGATGGCCTACCTGGAGAGCAAGGACTGAGGCCGCAGCCACAGCACCGCCACGCCGTAGACCGCCACCATCGCCATGTCCACCGCCGCGACCAGCGCGGGCGCGTCCGTGGCGGTCTCCTCGCTGCCCAGCGCGCCGATCGCGGCCCCGGTCACCAGCGCGGCCAGGTTGCCGACCGCGTGCAGGACGATCGCGGCCTCCAGCCCACCGGTGCGCACGGTCAGCACGGCCGCGACCACGCCGAAGAAGATCAGGTCGGCCATGCCCCACGGCGTTCCGTACCCGTGGACCAGCCCGAACAGCACCGACGACACCACGATCCCGGGCCACGGCGACCGCGTCCACGACCCGAACGCCTGCACCAGCCAGCCGCGGAACAGATACTCCTCGCCCGCGGCCTGGAACGGCACCAGCACGGCCACCACGGCCACGCCGAACAGGAACCGTTCCCAGCCCACGAACACGGCCTCCGCACCGGTGCCGGGCAGCAGGAACAACACCGCGTACATCAACCCCACCGCCGGTACGGCCAGCAGCACGCACCGGCCCAGCCAGCCCCACCGCAGCCGGCCGGCCACCGACGACACCGTGCCGCCCGGCCGCCGCTGCGTCCACCGCGCCACCAGCATCACCACCGGGATGACCAGGCCCAGGCCGAGCAGCCCGACCGCCAGGTCCAGTTCGTCGCCGAGGACCGGCCAGCCGTACTCGTCCTGCGGCAGCCCCAGGCTCAGGCCCACGATGCCGGCCACGATCATCGGGCCGAGCGCGGCCGCGAACGCGCCGGCCAGGACCAGCAGCGTGCCGACCAGCGGCCGCCACCATCGGTGCCGCTCGGTGTGCGCCAGCCGGTGATACGGGACCGGGACCGTGACCTGCTCTGGCGCGGGAAGCGTCGTCGTCATGCCGTTCAGCATTCCGGCCGCGGCGGGCGCGCTCATCGGCCGCGATCACGAACCCGGTCTCTATCTCCGGGTAGAGAGACCCCTACGATGTGCGGCGATGAGCCCGAAGCGCACCGACTGGCTGCTGCCGCTGGCGCTCGGCGCGGTGCAGCTCGGCCTGTGGCCCGGCGCCGTACTGTTCCGCCAGCCGCCCGCGGTGCTCGCGCTGGTCCTGGCCGCCACCGCGGCCGTGGTCGCCGCGCTCGGCTTCCGCCGCGTCCGGCCGGTCACCGCGCTGATCGCCACGCACCTGGCGGTCGCGTCCGCGCAGTGTGGCGTCGCACCGCTCGGCGCGGACAGCGACTCGCTCGTCGACGTGCTCACGGTCGCCCCGCTGATCGCGCTCTTCTCGGTCGCGGCCTGGACCGGCGTGCGCACCACGCTGATCGCCGCCCCCGCGCTGACCGCCTCCACCGTGGTCGTCAACACGCTCACGCCCGGCTACTACGCGGGCGAGAGCGGCGTCGGGCTGGCGCTGCTGGTCGCCGCGGACGCACTGCTCGCCGCGCTGATCGCGCTGCTCGGGCACCGCCGGCAGGCGTGGCGGCGCGGCCGGGAACAGGCCCGCCGGCGGCTCGCCGAGACCGAGGCGGCCCGCGCCGAGGCCGCGCGCGGCGAACGGCACCGGCTGGCCCGCGAGCTGCACGACGTCAGCGCCCACCACCTGACCGCGATCGTGGTCACGGTGACCGCGGCGCGCCGGCTCGCCACCACCCGGCCCGAGTTGGCCGCGGACGCGCTGACGTTCTCGGCGCAGGCGGCCCGCCGTACCCTGGACACGCTCGTCGATCTGGTCGCGGTGATGCGGTCCGCGGACGCGGCCGGTGACCTGCCCGCCCGGCTCGCCGGCCTCGGCGCCGAGTTCCAGCGGCTCGGCCAGCCGGTCACGCTGGACCTCGCCGCGCCCACCGCGGTCCCGGCCGACGTCGCGGACGCGGCGTTCGCGATCGTGCGCGAAGCCCTGACCAACACCATCCGGTACGCACCCGGCGGCGCGGTCACCATCCGGCTGGCCGACGACGACGGCGCGGTCGGCGTGACCGTGACCAACGGGCCCGCCGCGCGCGCCTCCGACGCGGACGGCGTCGGCTCCGGCAGCGGACTCGCCGGCGCGCGCTCGCGCGCGGAACAACTCGGCGGCACGCTGACCGCCGGGCCGGACGGCGCCGGATGGCGGGTCGCGGCCCGGCTGCCGGTCGCCGCCGCGGGCGCGTCACCGCCGTCGCGGCTGGCCCGGGCCTGGCAGGAGCGGGCCGCGTCGGTGCGCGGATACCTGACCGACGCGCTGATCGCGGTCATCCTGGCGCTGGGCGGCGTGGCGGTGCTGCTGGTCGACCCGGCGCTGACCACGGGCGGGTCGCGGCCGGCCGGGTTCGCGGTCGCGGCGCTGATCGTGGCGCACACGGTGCCGCTGGTGTGGGCGCACCGGGCGCCGTGGTGGGTGCTCGGCGGGGTGCTCGCGGTGCTGGCCGGGTGGGCGATCGTGGCCGCGACCGGCGTGCTGCCGGCCGGATCGCTGAGCGTGCTGACCGTGGCCGGGTTCGCGGAGGTGTACGCGGTCTACGCGGTCGCGGCACACGGGCGCGGGCGGGCCGCGTTCACGTGGCCGGCCGCGCCGGCGACCGCGGGGGTGCTCGGACTGGCGATCGCGGTGGGCGTCGGCGCGGATCTCGCCCGGTCCGGCGACGCGCCGGAGGCGGGCCCGGCGGAACTGGTCGCGCTGACGGTGGTGCTGGGCGGCTTCGTGACCGTGCTCCTCGCCGTGCCGATGCTGGCGGCGTGGATCGTGGGCGCCTCCTGGCGGCGCCGCCTGACCCGGCTGCGCTCCCGGGAACGCGACGTGGTCGCGGCGGCGGCGGCATCGGCGGCGGGGGAGGCACTCGCGGAACGGTGGCGGATCGCGGCGGAGCTGCGGTCGACGGTCCTCGACCGGGCCACGGCGGTGTTGACGGCCGCGTCGCCGCCGGTCCCCGCGGTTCCGGGCGTGCGGAACGCCGCGCTACCGCCGACGTCGGGCGTGCCGGGCGGCGGGAGTCCCGCGTCGCCAACGGCTTCGGATGTGCCGGGGCATGCCGTGCCGCCGTCGGGTTCCGGGACGCCGGGTGGAGGGACCGCCGCGCCGGGCGCGGGGGCCGCGGTGTCGCAGCCGGTCTCCGGGGAGCCGGGCGCGTCTCCGGTGGCATCCGGCGTGCCGGGCGCCGGGATCGGGGCAGCGGTCGACGGTGACGTACCGGACGGCGGCGCCGGCGGCGGTACCGCGACGGGCCCGGCGGACGGCACCGCGGCCCGGCTGGACGCGGTCCTGGAGGCCGCCCGGGCGACGCTCGCCGCGATGCGGGAGCTGCTGGGCAGCCTGCGCGGTGGGGCCGGCGCCGGGGAGGCGGAGACCGCGCCGCAGCCGACCGCCGCGCAGATCGGCGCGCTGTGCGAGGCGCAGCGGGCCGCGGGCCGGCCGGTCCTGCTCCGGTACGCCACACCGCTGCCGGAGCTGCCGCCGGGCGTGGACGTCTCCGCGTACCGTCTGATCGAGGCCGCCCTGGCACTGCCCGGCGCCGGACCGCTGGAGATCGTGATCGGCGTGACCGGCGGCCTGCGGATCTTTTTGAACCGAATTCCGGTGCTGACCGACGCGCGCGTCGCCGCCGGGCTGCGCGGCCGGGTCGACGCGGTCAGCGGCGCGATGACCGTGCACCCGGGCGGCGAGACGGAGATCTGGCTGCCGCTGGCGGCCGCGAGCGAGGAGGTGCGGTCATCGCCGTACGCGTGATCGTCGTCGACGACCAGCCGATGCTGCTGGCCGGCTTCGTCGCCATCATCGACGCGGAGGACGACCTGGAGGTGGTCGGTACGGCCGCGGACGGCGCCGCCGCGGTCGAGCTGGCCGCCGCCGCCCGCCCGGACGTGGTCATCATGGACATCCGCATGCCGGGCATGGACGGCCTCGCCGCCACCCGGCTGGTGACCGCCGGCGAGCAGCCGCCGAAGGTGCTGGTGCTGACCACGTTCGACCTGGACGCGTACGTGTTCGAGGCGCTGCGCGCGGGCGCGTCCGGCTTCCTGCTCAAGGACGCCGACCCGGAGGAGTTGCTGTCCGCGATCCGGGTGATCGCGGCCGGGGAGGCGCTGCTCGACCCGGCCGTGACCGGCCGGCTGATCGCCGCGTTCGCCGCCGGCGGCGGCCCGGTGGCCGGGGAGCCGCCGGAGCTCACCGGTCTCACGCCACGCGAGCGCGACGTGCTCACGCTGATCGCCGAGGGCCTGTCGAACGCCGAGATCGCGGATCGTCTGGGCGTCGGGGTCGGCACCGTCAAGACCCACGTCAACGCGCTCTTCTCCAAGATCGGCGTGCGGGACCGGGTGCAGGCCACCATCCTGGCGTACGACGTGGGCCTGGTCCGGCCGCGCCGCTAACCCGCCTGGCGCAGCACGCAGGTCACCATCGGCAGGACGAACGCGCCGCGCGCGGTCTCCGGCCGGGACGCCAGGAACGCGCGCATCCGCCGGAGCGTGTCCGCGCGCTGCCGTTCCGGCATGACCAGCATGCCCGCCCGGGTGGCGAGCGTGGCCACCAGCGAGTCCGCGGTGCGGCGCTGCCCGTGCGGGAACTCGGCGCGGCGGGCCGGTCCCAGCCCCGGTACGGCCAGGCCGGCCGTGGCCGCGCGCCAGCCCGCCGGCGTGTCCCGAGGGCCGACGGCGGCACTCCCGCCGGCCCGGGCCAGCCCGGCGACCCACCCGGCCCGGTCGTCGAGCACGTTCCACAGCCCGGCCAGCACGCCGCCACCGGCCAGCACCCGGGCGATCTCCGGCCCGGCGACGGGCAGGTCGAACCAGTGCATGGCGTTGCCGGCCACCACCGCGTCGACGGACGCGTCCGGCAGCGGGATCGCCTCCGCGCGCCCGGGCAGCGCGGTGACGCCCGGCAGCGCGCGGCGCAGTTCGGCCAGCATCGCCGGGTCGGGTTCCACCGCGGTGACCCGCGCGCCGGCCGCGACCAGCGCGGCGGTGAGCTTGCCGGTGCCGGCGCCCAGGTCGAGCACGCGCGGCCCCGGTGCGGCCTCGATCGCCCACCGCACCGCGGCCGGCGCGTAGTCCGGGCGGTGCCGCGCGTACGCGGATGCGACCGCCCCGAACGCCAGCGCCTCCTCCATACCGCGACGGTAGCCCGGGCTCAGTCGATCGGCAGCGCCAGCGTGTAGAGGCCGGGGGACGCGTCCCGGTACTGCCCGTCGCCCGGCACCGGCGGGAACCCGCGCGTGGCCTGGCCCAGCCCGCGGAACTCCAGCGGCGTCGTGGTCTTCCCGCCCTCCGTCACGTCCACGGTGAAGTAGCCGATCGACCCGTCACCGTTGAGCTCCGCGCGGAACGTGGCGTTTCGTGCGGCGGGGCTGTCGTACCGATCGGGCACGATCGCGGTCAAGTCGACCGTGCCGGTGATCCGGCTGACGGTCTGCCGCTGCGCGCCGGTGACCGCGGCCGCGACCCGGTCCGGCGTGACCGCCAGCGCGTCGATGCCCTCGGTGATGGCGGCGGTCCGCTTCGGGTCGAACCGCACCCAGGTGCCGACCCGCTGCTCCTCCGGCACCGACCCCGGCGGTAGCTGGCTCGCGTCGAACCGGGTGAACAGGTTCCCGCCGACCCGGTACGACTCGATGACCAGGGCCCGGTCGTCGTCCGTGACCGTGATCGACAGCGTGGACAACGTGGTGTCCGCGGCGTGGTCGCGCTGGACCCGGACGGTCGCGGCGAGTTCCTCGTACGTGACGGAGTACCTGGAGGTGCCGCTGTTCAGCGGCGTGAACGCGGCGACCACGACGGCCTTCGCGTCGGAGGACGGGGACGGCGAGGCGGCGGAACCGGCGTTCTCCGCGGCCGCACCGGCGCAGCCGGCCAGCGTGAACGACACCGCGATCGCGGCGATGGACTTGCGCATGTGTGGGTCACACCCGTCGGCGAGAGGGGGAGGAGAGGGAAGCGCGCAAGATCCTAGTTGGTCCACGCACGGGTGCTGAGCACCAGGCGGTAGCCGTCCGGATCCGCGATCGTCACGCCCCACCGGTCCCAGTAGTCGCCCTGCGAGACCCGCCGCCCGCCGGCCGCGACCAGGCCGGCGACCAGGGCGTCGCCGACCGGCCCGTCCAGGTACAGCACCAGCAGATCCTCCGTGCCCGGCGCCGGCTCCCCGGCGACCAGCTCCAGGTGCCACGCGGCACCCGGCGCACCGACCATGAGCAGTTCCTCCTCGCGGAACAGCACGTCCAGGCCCAGCCCCGCGGTCCAGAACCGTTCGGCGTTCGCGAGCGATCGCGTGGGCCGGGCGATCCGCAGGTGCGCGTCAGCGATCATGCCGCGGAGTCTGCGACCTGAACCCCGGTCGAGGTCAACCGCGGTGCAGGGTCTGGGACGGGGTGCGGCCGTAGGCGGCGCGGTAGTGGGCGGTGAAGCGGCCGGGACTGGCGAAGCCCCAGCGGGCCGCGATCGCCGCGACCGTGGTGGTGCCGGGGGTGGAGACGGTCAGGTCGTGGTGGGCGTGGGCGAGGCGGACGCGGCGCAGGTAGGCCGTCGGGGTGGTGCCCAGGTGGCGGCGGAACCCGAGTTGGACCGCGCGGATGGTGACGTGCGCGGCGGTGGCGATGTCGGCGAGGCCGATCTCGCGGTGCGCGTCGGACTCGATGTAGGCGATGGCGCGGCGTACCGCGGCGGGGTGTGCGTCGTGCCGGTCCTCGATCGTCGGGTCGTGCAGCGCGGTGCTGGGGAAGACGGTCAGCGCGGTCGCGGCGAGCAGGCGGCTGACCGCGTCGGCCAGTAGCGGTTCGGTCGCGGCGGTGGCGGCGTTGTGCCGGGCGAAGTCGTAGGTCTGCGTCCAGAGCAGCGCGCCGGTGTGGGTGACCGGGCGGTATCCGGTGAACCGGACCGGGGAGCCGGCCCGGTCGGGTGCGGCCTCGGCGAGTTGGTTGATCAGGCCGGTGCCGATCCGGGCGAACTCGGCGTCGACGGTGTGGACCGCGGTGTCGTACTCCTGGGCGGGCGCGCCGAGCAGGTAGACGTCGCCGGCGCCGTAGTGGTCGGCGCGGCCGCTGTCGCGGTAGGTGATCGCGCCGCTGCGGACGCGCCCGACCACGAGCGTGCGCAGCGGCGGGGCGGTGGCGTTGAAGCGCATCGGGAAGACGATCCGGTGCAGTTCCGCGGCGTCGCCGATGACGTCCTGGGCGATGCGCACCCGGTGCCGCCGGCCGATCGCGGAGATCCGGCTGGTGCGGTACATGGCCGTGATCGCGTGGTACGCGGCGTCCGGGTCGTCGCTGTCGAAGATCGTCGGCATCGCTCCACCACCATCCGACGGGAGAACGAGCGATCCGTCCGCGGGTTACGGGCGCGGGCCCGTCACCCGCGCCGGTGTGCGCGCGAGGTGTCGGCCGGCCGGGTCGGATCGTGGTGGTGCGGGCGGCCGGGCTCGTCCGGGCGCAGCGTGGCGAGCGTGGCGGTGATCGCGTCGATGATCCGGTCGGTGGCGCGCTGCGCGTCGCCGGGCGTGTGCGCGGTCAGCCCGGACAGGTCGACCGGTGCGCCGAACCCGACCCGCACGGGCGGCCGGTGCCGCAGGTCGCGCAGCACCGCGCGGGCGTTGTCCGCCATCCGGGCGGTGTCGTACGGGATGAGCGTGTGCCCGCCCCACTGCGCGACCGGGACGACGGGTGCGCCGGTGGTGAGCGCGAGCCGGGCGGCGCCGGTCTTGCCGCGCTCCGGCCACAGGCCCGGGTCCAGCCCGATGCGGCCCTCCGGGTAGATCAGCACCACCGAGCCCTCGCGCAGCGCGGTCGCGGCGTCGTCGAGCGCGCGGGCGACGGTGGCGGTGCGCCGGTCCACCCGGATCTGCCCGGACGCCCGCATCACCGACCCGAGCACGGGGGTACGGAACACGCCGCCGGTCGCCATGATCCGCGGGGTGATCCCGGCGGTACGGCAGGCGGCCATCATGACGACCGGGTCGACCGGGCTGATGTGGTTGGCGGCCAGGATGAGCGGGCCGCGGCGCAGCGCCGGCGGGACCTCGCCGGTGACGCGCAGCCGGGCGGTGGCGCCGACCACACCGCGGGCGGCGAGCAGCAGGCTCCGCCAGACGAGCGGGGCGGTCCACGGCGTGGTGTCGGTCACGCCAAGATCCTGCCAGCCGCGGTCACGCCGGTGCTTTTCGGTTGCCGGCCTTGAGTTCGCGCCGGTCCCGGCCGTTGGGGTGGGGGAGCAGGGCCTGCCGGCCCGGGACTTCCGGCCCTGATCGACGCGCGCCGGGCCACGTATCATCTACTACGGCTCGTAGTATGATTGTGCGTAGTAGAAACCGTAGGGTGGGGGAGCATTGGACGCGTTGGATGTCGCGCGGTGGCAGTTCGGGGTCACCACCGTCTACCACTTCCTCTTCGTGCCGATCACGATCGGCATGTCGCTGCTCGTCGCGATCATGCAGACGGTCTGGTACCGGACGCGCGACGAGAAGTGGCTGCGCCTGACCAAGTTCTTCGGCAAGCTCTTTCTGATCAACTTCGCGATGGGCATCGTCACCGGCATCGTGCAGGAGTTCCAGTTCGGCATGAACTGGTCCGACTACTCCCGCTTCGTCGGTGACGTCTTCGGCTCCCTGCTGGCGATCGAGGCGCTGGTCGCGTTCTTCCTCGAGTCGACATTCCTCGGCCTGTGGATCTTCGGCTGGGATCGGCTGCCGAAGCCGATCCACCTGGCCACCATCTGGGCCGCCTCGATCGGCACGATCCTGAGCATGTACTTCATCCTCGCGGCCAACTCGTGGATGCAGAACCCGGTCGGGTTCCACATCAACCCCGACACCGGCCGCGCGGAGCTGAACTCGATCGGCGCGCTGCTCACCAACAAGGTCACGCTCGCCACGTTCCCGCACACGTTCTTCGGCGCGCTCATGGTCGCCGGCGGCCTGATCGTCGCGGTCTCGCTCTGGCACCTCTACCGCGGCAAGGACGAGCAGAAGGCGACCTTCCGCACCGCGCTCACCTTCGGCGGATGGGTCACGATCCTGGCCACGGCCGGCACGCTCATCTCCGGCGACTTCCAGGGCAAGATCATGACCCAGGTGCAGCCGATGAAGATGGCCGCGGCCGAGGGGCTCTACGAGACCACCAGTTCCGCGCCGTTCTCGCTGCTGACCATCGGCAGCCTGGACGGCAGCCGGGAGGTGTTCGCGATCACCGTCCCGGACCTGCTGTCCTGGCTCGGCAAGGGCGACATCCACGCCGAGATCGAAGGCATCAACGACCTCCAGGCCCAGTACAGCGCCGAGTACGGCGCGGGCGTCAACTACGCGCCGATCATCCCGGTCACCTACTGGTCGTTCCGCATGATGATCTTCTTCGGGCTGGCGGCCGGCGCGATCGCGCTGCTCACGCTCTGGATGACCCGCCGCGGCCGCACCCCCACCAGCCGCCTGCTGCTGCTCGGCGCGCTGAGCCTGCCGATCCTGCCGCTGCTGGCCAACTCGTTCGGCTGGATCTTCACCGAGATGGGCCGCCAGCCGTGGCTGGTCTTCGGCGAGATGCTCACCCGCGACGGCGTCTCCCGCAGCGTGTCCATGACCGAGGTGATCGTCTCGTTCGGCACGTTCACGCTGCTGTACGCCGCGCTCGCCGTCGTCGAGGTGCGGCTGCTGCTGAAGTACGCCACCGGCGGGCTGCCCGAGATCCACCCCGAACCCGGCGACGACGAGAAGGACGACGCCGATCGCCCGCTCGCGTTCGCGTACTGACCGCGCAAGGAGACACGATCGTGGATCTCGCTTCCTTCTGGTTCATCCTCATCGCCGTGCTGTTCGTCGGCTACTTCGTGCTGGAGGGCTTCGACTTCGGTGTCGGCATGCTCCTGCCGGTCCTCGGCCGCAACGACCGGGAACGGCGCGTCGTCATCAACACCATCGGCCCGGTCTGGGACGGCAACGAGGTCTGGCTGATCACGGCCGGTGGCGCCATGTTCGCCGCGTTCCCCGAGTGGTACGCCACCCTGTTCTCCGGCTTCTACCTGCCGCTGCTGCTCATCCTGGTGGCGCTCATCGTCCGCGCGGTCGGCTTCGACTACCGCGGCAAGCGCGCCGACGCCGCGTGGAAGCGCAACTGGGACCTGGCGATCATCTTCGGGTCGTACACGCCGGCGCTGCTGTGGGGCGTCGCGTTCGCCAACATCGTGCGCGGCGTGCCGCTGGACGCCAACCACGACTACACCGGCGGACTGCTCAACCTGCTCAACCCGTACGCGCTGCTCGGCGGCGTCACCATGGTCGCGCTCTGCCTCACGCACGGCGCCGTGTTCCTGGCACTGAAAACCGAGGGCGAGATCCGGGTGCGCGCCAACCGGATCGCCGGCCGCGCCGGGCTGGCCACCGCGGTGCTGGCGGTCGCGTTCCTCGGCTGGACCGTGTCCTCGTTCGGCGGCACCGTGGCCTCCGTGGTCACCGCGGTCGTGGCGGCGCTCGCGCTGGCCGGGGCGCTGCTGGCGAACAGGGTGGGCCGCGAGGGCTGGACGTTCGTCGGCACGGCGGTCACGATCGGGCTGGCGGTGGTCACGCTGTTCACCGTGCTGTTCCCGAACGTGATGCCGTCCTCGACCGACCCGGCGCACAGCCTGACCGTGGACAACGCGTCCTCCACGCCGTACACACTGACGATCATGACGTGGGTGGCGCTGCTGATCACGCCGGTCGTGCTGCTCTACCAGGGCTGGACGTACTGGGTGTTCCGCCGGCGCATCGGCGTCCACCACATCCCGGACGACGGCGCCGTATCCACCCCCGCCGGCAGCGCCGTCGGCGGGGGCTGACCGGTCACCGCACGCTGAGCCCGAGGGCGCCGGCGATCTGCACCGCCTGGGCGGTGTCGATCACGGCGCCCTTCAGCGTCGTGGTCAGCGGGTCGAGCGTCTCCAGGTTGCTGCCCCGCAGGTCGGCCTTGGTGAAGTCGGCCTGCCGCAGCGTCGCGCCGGCCAGGTCCACGGAGAGCAGCTTCGCGTGCGCGGCCTTGACGCCGGACAGGTCGGCCTCGCGCATCCGTACCCCCGTGATCGTGGCCTTCTGCAGGTCCGCGCCGGCGAGCGTGACGAACGACCAGTCGCCGCCGGTGGCCGTGAACAGGCCGAACGTGCAGTCCTCGAAGACGCTGCCGACCAGCTTGCACTCCTCCAGCCCCACCTCGAAGAACGAACACCCCACGAACACACAATTCACCATGGCGGTACGGGTGTGCACGCCCGCGTTGAACCGGCACTGCGTGAACACGCACTCGGAGAACGACGCGCCGGTACTGGTCGCCTCGGTCAGATCCACCCCGGTGAACGCGACCCGCTCATGCACCCGCCCGGACAGGTCGTCCAACGCCCAGTCGGCGTCGTGGATCGCGGTCTCGGTCCGGGGAAGCCGACTCGGGTCGATCGCCATCCTCGGACAGTACCGCCACCTCGCCGCCCTCCCGCTCCACCGCCCTCGGTGGGCGGCACGTGTCGAGGACCGCGCACCTCTCGCCGTTCCTGCTTGGCCGCCCTGGGCGGGCGGCACGTGTCGGCGACCGCGCACCTCTCGCGGTTCCTGCTTGGCCGCCCTCGGTGGGCGGCACGTGTCGGCGACCGCGCACCTCTCGCGGTTCCTGCTTGGCCGCCCTCGGTGGGCGGCACGTGTCGGCGACCGCCCACCTCTCGCCGTTCCCGCTTGGCCGCCCTCGGTGGGCGGCACGTGTCGGCGACCGCCCACCTCTCGCCGTTCCCACCTTCTCGCTCCGCCGCCCCCGCGGCGGCGGGATGTGTCCGGACCGCTCGACCGAGCGGGTCGGCCGCTCCTCCGTGCTCGCGGTGGGCGGGATGTCGCTGGACCGCCCA
It encodes:
- a CDS encoding pentapeptide repeat-containing protein gives rise to the protein MAIDPSRLPRTETAIHDADWALDDLSGRVHERVAFTGVDLTEATSTGASFSECVFTQCRFNAGVHTRTAMVNCVFVGCSFFEVGLEECKLVGSVFEDCTFGLFTATGGDWSFVTLAGADLQKATITGVRMREADLSGVKAAHAKLLSVDLAGATLRQADFTKADLRGSNLETLDPLTTTLKGAVIDTAQAVQIAGALGLSVR